From Burkholderia pseudomultivorans, the proteins below share one genomic window:
- a CDS encoding carbohydrate ABC transporter permease has translation MRTGSIEISSSPAFMEEPVRARVGLARSRRRQAWLLVAPALLALAAIAGWPLLRTAWFSLTDAQLSDLSQRHFVGLDNYLGAAGVLRDPAWWQAVGNTVLFAVVSVALETGTGLGVALLLDVPSRLRTLLRAAVLVPWAIPTVVSAKVWSWMLNDQFGIVNAMLMSIGAIHEPLAFTADARLVFPTIVLVDVWKTTPFMALLMLAALQTVPRDCYEATRVDGVPRWRVFRSVTLPLILPGVLVAMIFRSLDALRVFDLIYVMTSNSRITKSMSIYVREQLIDFQQVGFGSASAMLLFVTIVLFTIGYMAVSRRRMQEA, from the coding sequence ATGAGAACCGGAAGCATCGAGATAAGTAGCAGTCCTGCATTCATGGAGGAGCCGGTGCGGGCCCGAGTCGGGCTTGCCCGCTCGCGGCGGCGCCAGGCGTGGCTGCTGGTGGCGCCTGCACTGCTCGCGCTGGCGGCCATCGCCGGCTGGCCGCTGCTGCGCACGGCGTGGTTCAGCCTGACGGACGCGCAGCTGTCCGATCTGTCGCAGCGCCATTTCGTCGGCCTCGACAACTATCTCGGCGCCGCAGGCGTGCTGCGCGATCCGGCCTGGTGGCAGGCCGTCGGCAATACCGTGCTGTTTGCCGTCGTGTCGGTGGCGCTCGAAACGGGCACGGGCCTCGGCGTCGCGCTACTGCTCGACGTGCCGTCGCGGCTGCGGACGCTGCTGCGTGCGGCCGTACTCGTGCCGTGGGCGATCCCGACCGTCGTGTCGGCGAAGGTCTGGAGCTGGATGCTCAACGACCAGTTCGGGATCGTCAACGCGATGCTGATGTCGATCGGCGCGATCCACGAGCCGCTCGCGTTCACCGCCGATGCACGCCTGGTCTTCCCGACCATCGTGCTCGTCGACGTGTGGAAGACCACGCCGTTCATGGCGCTGCTGATGCTCGCCGCGCTGCAGACCGTGCCGCGCGATTGCTACGAGGCGACGCGTGTCGACGGCGTGCCGCGCTGGCGCGTGTTTCGCTCGGTGACCTTGCCGCTGATCCTGCCGGGCGTGCTGGTCGCGATGATCTTCCGCTCGCTCGATGCGTTGCGCGTGTTCGACCTGATCTATGTGATGACGTCGAACAGCCGGATCACGAAAAGCATGTCGATCTATGTGCGCGAACAGCTGATCGATTTCCAGCAGGTCGGATTCGGGTCGGCGTCGGCGATGTTGCTGTTCGTCACGATCGTGCTGTTCACCATCGGCTACATGGCGGTGAGCCGCCGCCGGATGCAGGAGGCGTGA
- a CDS encoding carbohydrate ABC transporter permease has product MKKHPLDIAIHGLLSALVLAIALFPFLYMIGTSFKHGDALFDASLFPANPSLDNYRQLFRDQPFGAYLLNSALVAGGAVALSLAVSVLAAYALGRVSFRGRGVLMMCILGVSMFPQVAILSGLFELVRSLGLYDHLGALVLSDLIFTLPFTIWILVTFMRELPRELEEAALVDGVGVFTLIFRIFMPLLRPALAATSLLAFVSAWNEFLFALTFMISSSQRTVPVAITMISGASSFELPWGTIMAASVIVTVPLVLLVLVFQRQIVSGLTAGAVKG; this is encoded by the coding sequence ATGAAGAAGCATCCGCTCGACATCGCGATTCACGGGCTGCTTTCCGCGCTCGTGCTGGCGATCGCGCTGTTTCCGTTCCTCTACATGATCGGGACGTCGTTCAAGCATGGCGATGCGTTGTTCGACGCGTCGCTGTTCCCGGCCAACCCGTCGCTCGACAACTATCGCCAGTTGTTCCGCGACCAGCCGTTCGGCGCGTACCTGCTGAACTCGGCGCTCGTCGCGGGCGGGGCGGTCGCGTTGTCGCTCGCCGTGTCGGTGCTCGCCGCGTATGCGCTCGGTCGCGTGTCGTTTCGCGGACGCGGCGTGCTGATGATGTGCATTCTCGGCGTGTCGATGTTTCCGCAGGTCGCGATCCTGTCGGGCCTGTTCGAGCTGGTCCGTTCGCTCGGCCTGTACGACCACCTCGGCGCGCTCGTGCTGTCCGACCTGATCTTCACGCTGCCGTTCACGATCTGGATTCTGGTCACCTTCATGCGCGAGTTGCCGCGCGAGCTGGAGGAGGCGGCGCTCGTCGACGGCGTCGGCGTGTTCACGCTGATCTTCCGGATCTTCATGCCGCTGCTGCGGCCGGCGCTGGCCGCGACGTCGCTGCTCGCGTTCGTATCGGCGTGGAACGAGTTCCTGTTCGCGCTGACCTTCATGATCTCGTCGAGCCAGCGCACGGTGCCCGTCGCGATCACGATGATCTCGGGCGCGAGCAGTTTCGAGCTGCCGTGGGGAACCATCATGGCCGCGTCGGTCATTGTCACCGTGCCGCTCGTGCTGCTGGTGCTGGTGTTTCAGCGGCAAATCGTTTCCGGCCTGACCGCCGGTGCGGTCAAGGGTTGA
- a CDS encoding ABC transporter substrate-binding protein, whose product MMKLKAGLLTMTLALTAAAAASAGAATLRIACGAAGVDQDICQVSAKRWAEKTGNAVEFISMPNNSSETLALYQQLLGGGSDKIDVMQIDTVWPGILANHLIDLKPYSKGLESQSFPSIVANDTVNGKLVAMPWFIDTGLLYYRKDLLDKYRVKVPATWEELDAAARRIQSGERAAGNEKVWGYVWQGRAYEGLTCDALEWVSSYNGGTVVDDKGRVTIDNPGAIKALEQSAKWVGTISPKAVLNYGEEEARGVFQAGNAVFMRNWPYAWAIANRAGSPIKGKVGIAPLPKGGADGRPAAALGGWQLAVSRYSPNPRLAADLVMYMASADVQKMRAIQGAYNPTMPALYRDKDILQANPFMADLLPTFSTAVARPSTVTGAKYNQVSNQFWNAAHDVLAGSDTAAGALARLAATLNRLAPGGSWH is encoded by the coding sequence ATGATGAAGCTCAAGGCAGGTTTGCTGACGATGACGCTCGCGCTGACGGCCGCCGCGGCCGCCAGCGCAGGCGCGGCGACGTTGCGGATCGCATGCGGTGCAGCCGGCGTCGATCAGGACATTTGCCAGGTCTCGGCGAAGCGGTGGGCCGAGAAGACCGGCAACGCGGTCGAGTTCATCAGCATGCCGAATAACTCGAGCGAAACACTCGCGCTGTATCAGCAGTTGCTGGGCGGCGGCTCGGACAAGATCGACGTGATGCAGATCGATACGGTCTGGCCGGGCATTCTCGCGAACCACCTGATCGACCTGAAGCCGTACAGCAAAGGGCTGGAAAGCCAGTCGTTTCCGAGCATCGTCGCGAACGATACGGTGAACGGCAAGCTGGTCGCGATGCCGTGGTTCATCGACACGGGCCTGCTGTACTACCGCAAGGACCTGCTCGACAAGTACCGCGTGAAAGTGCCTGCGACGTGGGAGGAACTCGATGCCGCCGCACGCAGGATCCAGTCGGGCGAGCGTGCCGCCGGCAACGAGAAGGTCTGGGGCTATGTGTGGCAAGGGCGCGCGTACGAGGGACTGACCTGCGATGCGCTCGAGTGGGTCAGCAGCTACAACGGCGGCACGGTAGTCGACGACAAAGGCCGCGTGACGATCGACAACCCGGGTGCGATCAAGGCGCTCGAGCAGTCGGCAAAATGGGTCGGCACGATCAGCCCGAAGGCCGTGCTGAACTACGGCGAAGAGGAGGCGCGTGGCGTGTTCCAGGCCGGTAACGCCGTGTTCATGCGCAACTGGCCGTATGCCTGGGCGATCGCGAATCGTGCGGGCAGCCCGATCAAGGGCAAGGTCGGCATTGCGCCGCTGCCGAAGGGCGGCGCCGACGGTCGCCCGGCCGCTGCGCTGGGCGGGTGGCAGCTGGCCGTATCGCGCTACTCGCCGAACCCGAGACTGGCCGCCGATCTCGTGATGTACATGGCGAGCGCGGACGTGCAGAAGATGCGTGCGATCCAGGGTGCGTACAACCCGACGATGCCGGCGCTCTACCGCGACAAGGACATCCTGCAGGCCAACCCGTTCATGGCCGATCTGCTGCCAACCTTCAGCACGGCGGTCGCGCGGCCGTCGACCGTGACCGGCGCGAAGTACAACCAGGTCAGCAACCAGTTCTGGAATGCCGCGCACGACGTGCTCGCCGGCAGCGATACGGCAGCCGGCGCGCTCGCGCGACTCGCCGCCACGCTCAACCGGCTCGCGCCGGGCGGCAGCTGGCACTGA
- a CDS encoding ABC transporter ATP-binding protein encodes MSQIKLSGLRKQFGTTPILSDVNLTVEPGEFCVFIGPSGCGKSTLLRIVAGLEEQSAGDVWIDGRCVNTLAPAQRDIAMVFQSYALYPHMTVYENMAFGLRHLRLPKDEIDRRVRLASGSLRLGELLERKPGALSGGQRQRVAIGRAIVRKPKVFLFDEPLSNLDAALRVKTRVEIARLHRSLDSTSMIYVTHDQVEAMTLADKIVLLRPLEGRSGIASIAQIGTPLDLYHLPASQFVAGFIGSPAMNFLPASVAAAGGGEVRVLVREHPLGADVSGDGLEPGAAVTLGIRPEHVRVGTGTVTGQVAHVEQMGEHTYLYLDTPLCDQPIVAKTDAAGARVGERMRVDLPAAALHLFHPDGRAAVRMPREPAAPALAIA; translated from the coding sequence ATGAGTCAGATCAAGTTGAGCGGTCTTCGCAAGCAGTTCGGCACGACCCCCATCCTCAGCGACGTGAATCTCACGGTCGAGCCGGGCGAGTTCTGCGTGTTCATCGGCCCGTCGGGCTGCGGCAAGTCGACGTTGCTGCGGATCGTTGCCGGCCTCGAAGAGCAGAGCGCCGGCGATGTGTGGATCGACGGCCGCTGCGTCAACACGCTCGCGCCCGCGCAGCGCGACATCGCGATGGTGTTCCAGAGCTATGCGCTCTATCCGCACATGACCGTCTACGAAAACATGGCCTTCGGCCTGCGTCATCTGCGCTTGCCGAAGGACGAGATCGACCGGCGGGTGCGGCTCGCCTCCGGCTCGCTGCGCCTCGGCGAACTGCTCGAACGCAAGCCCGGCGCACTGTCCGGCGGGCAGCGGCAGCGCGTCGCGATCGGCCGGGCGATCGTGCGCAAGCCGAAGGTGTTCCTGTTCGACGAACCGTTGTCGAATCTCGATGCGGCGCTGCGCGTGAAGACGCGCGTCGAGATCGCCAGGCTGCACCGCAGCCTCGACAGCACCAGCATGATCTACGTGACGCACGACCAGGTCGAGGCGATGACGCTTGCCGACAAGATCGTGCTGCTGCGGCCGCTCGAAGGGCGCAGCGGGATCGCCAGCATCGCGCAGATCGGCACGCCGCTCGACCTGTATCACCTTCCGGCGAGCCAGTTCGTCGCCGGCTTCATCGGCTCGCCCGCGATGAACTTCCTGCCGGCAAGCGTCGCGGCGGCCGGCGGCGGCGAGGTTCGCGTGCTGGTTCGTGAGCACCCGCTCGGCGCCGATGTGTCCGGCGACGGCCTCGAGCCGGGCGCCGCCGTGACCCTCGGCATCCGCCCCGAGCACGTGCGGGTCGGCACCGGCACCGTGACGGGCCAGGTGGCGCACGTCGAGCAGATGGGCGAACACACCTATCTGTATCTCGACACGCCGCTGTGCGACCAGCCGATCGTCGCGAAGACCGATGCCGCCGGCGCGCGGGTCGGCGAGCGCATGCGCGTCGATCTGCCGGCCGCCGCGCTGCATCTGTTTCATCCGGACGGGCGCGCGGCGGTACGCATGCCGCGCGAGCCTGCCGCGCCGGCGCTCGCGATCGCCTGA
- a CDS encoding maltoporin, which produces MIDEAGRVARGPARTPFTLTRLAAAFSLAIASTALHAAPDPAATIADSAPGGLSQATGVVPADTSPANVVTPTPSSAWNQLTPWTQFHGYLRAGVGTSDSHSQACFQLPGAQSKYRLGNECQVYSELEIDQTLYKFSNGMQLSAVGMASLVNDLDRMPTFNGDHGRVRLPQSYVQLTNFPGLDDMRVWFGRIYYRRNDVHMNDFYYWNPSGLGAGIENVPIGGGLKLSYALFREDYIDQPNYATRHDLQLSGVHPNPGGELQFGLSYIPARAPVLNASGTLQDAHGGWSFTVQHVQTNLLGGKNKLAFQYGVGPGTGLGYTGTLTNDNRYKSFRVLDAFDWQATRDFSGQVVGIYQRDIAPSGGSQTWISMGVRPVYAFTQHIKLQGDLGHDRVVPSCGPTRTLLKASVALTLAMDRSFWSRPEFRVFYTYARWNQAAQDAAAPGDPLSTTGIFGTSRTGSTVGAQVEWWW; this is translated from the coding sequence ATGATCGACGAAGCAGGCCGCGTCGCGCGCGGCCCGGCACGAACCCCGTTCACGCTCACGCGGCTTGCCGCCGCTTTCTCGCTGGCGATTGCATCGACTGCGCTGCACGCGGCGCCGGATCCGGCGGCGACTATCGCCGACAGCGCGCCGGGCGGCCTTTCGCAGGCCACCGGCGTCGTGCCGGCCGACACGAGCCCTGCCAACGTGGTGACGCCGACGCCGTCGTCTGCATGGAACCAGCTGACGCCGTGGACGCAGTTTCATGGCTACCTGCGGGCCGGCGTCGGGACCAGCGACAGCCATTCGCAGGCCTGCTTCCAGCTGCCGGGCGCGCAGAGCAAATACCGGCTCGGCAACGAATGCCAGGTCTACAGCGAGCTGGAGATCGACCAGACGCTGTACAAGTTCTCGAACGGCATGCAGCTATCGGCGGTCGGCATGGCGAGCCTCGTCAACGACCTCGATCGCATGCCGACCTTCAACGGCGATCACGGCCGCGTGCGCCTGCCGCAGTCATACGTGCAGCTCACGAACTTTCCGGGGCTCGACGACATGCGCGTCTGGTTCGGGCGCATCTACTACCGGCGCAACGACGTTCACATGAACGACTTCTATTACTGGAACCCGAGCGGCCTCGGCGCGGGCATCGAGAACGTGCCGATCGGCGGCGGCCTGAAGCTCAGCTATGCGCTGTTCCGCGAGGACTACATCGACCAGCCCAACTACGCGACGCGTCACGACCTGCAGCTGTCGGGCGTGCATCCGAACCCCGGCGGCGAACTGCAGTTCGGCCTGTCGTACATTCCGGCGCGCGCGCCGGTGCTGAACGCGAGCGGCACGCTGCAGGACGCGCACGGCGGCTGGTCGTTTACGGTTCAGCACGTGCAGACCAACCTGCTCGGCGGCAAGAACAAGCTGGCGTTCCAGTACGGCGTCGGTCCGGGCACGGGCCTCGGCTACACGGGAACGCTGACCAACGACAACCGCTACAAGAGTTTCCGCGTACTCGACGCGTTCGACTGGCAGGCGACGCGCGACTTCAGCGGACAGGTGGTCGGTATTTACCAGCGCGACATCGCGCCGTCGGGCGGCTCGCAGACCTGGATATCGATGGGCGTGCGGCCCGTGTACGCGTTCACGCAGCACATCAAGCTGCAGGGCGACCTCGGGCACGATCGCGTGGTGCCGTCCTGCGGGCCGACGCGCACATTGCTGAAGGCGAGCGTCGCACTGACGCTTGCGATGGACCGCTCGTTCTGGTCGCGGCCCGAATTTCGTGTGTTCTATACGTATGCGCGCTGGAACCAGGCTGCGCAGGATGCAGCGGCGCCCGGCGATCCGCTGTCGACGACGGGCATCTTCGGCACGTCGCGCACGGGTTCGACGGTCGGCGCGCAGGTCGAATGGTGGTGGTGA
- a CDS encoding aldo/keto reductase: protein MTERCPTISMGADAAPFSRIVFGMWRIGDWALSGRERRALVEAALELGVTSFDHADIYGDYTAESLFGDVLVEAPHLRERMQIVTKCGIRLVSARRPAHGIKHYDTRAAHLVASVEQSLRALRTDRIDLLLLHRPDPLMDADEVAATFARLRRDGKVREFGISNFMPAQAELLQDRMRALGMSLATNQVECSLLHLAPLDDGTFDQAQRWRCSPMLWSPLAGGRVLTDALPAATRVRACAERIGAALGVPETVVLFAWLLALPCRPLPIVGSSRIAALREAVAATRVTLEREHWFELLHAARGADVP, encoded by the coding sequence ATGACGGAACGCTGCCCGACGATATCGATGGGGGCCGATGCCGCTCCGTTCTCGCGCATCGTGTTCGGGATGTGGCGGATCGGCGACTGGGCGTTGTCGGGCCGTGAACGCCGCGCGCTGGTCGAGGCAGCGCTCGAACTCGGCGTGACGAGTTTCGATCATGCCGACATCTACGGAGACTATACGGCCGAGAGCCTGTTCGGCGACGTGCTGGTCGAGGCGCCGCACCTGCGCGAGCGGATGCAGATCGTCACGAAGTGCGGGATCCGGCTCGTGTCGGCGCGCCGGCCCGCACACGGGATCAAGCACTACGACACGCGGGCCGCGCATCTCGTCGCATCGGTCGAGCAGTCGCTGCGCGCGCTGCGTACCGACCGGATCGACCTGCTGCTGCTGCACCGTCCCGATCCGCTGATGGACGCGGACGAAGTCGCCGCGACGTTTGCCCGCCTGCGGCGTGACGGAAAGGTGAGAGAATTCGGGATATCGAACTTCATGCCGGCACAGGCCGAATTGCTGCAGGACCGGATGAGGGCGCTCGGCATGTCGCTTGCGACAAACCAGGTCGAGTGTTCGCTGCTGCATCTCGCTCCGCTCGACGACGGCACCTTCGACCAGGCGCAGCGCTGGCGCTGTTCGCCGATGCTGTGGTCGCCGCTCGCGGGCGGTCGCGTGCTGACCGACGCGTTGCCTGCGGCGACCCGCGTGCGCGCCTGTGCCGAACGGATCGGGGCCGCGCTCGGCGTGCCCGAGACTGTGGTGCTGTTCGCGTGGCTCCTCGCGTTGCCGTGCCGGCCGCTGCCGATCGTCGGCTCGAGCCGGATCGCGGCGCTGCGCGAGGCCGTGGCGGCGACGCGCGTCACGCTCGAACGCGAACACTGGTTCGAGCTGCTGCACGCGGCGCGGGGCGCGGACGTGCCGTGA
- a CDS encoding ThuA domain-containing protein, whose protein sequence is MLNKKLSVIVWNEFEHERENAGVRAVYPDGLHQVIASALAETPALGHGALPLEIGTATLDEPEHGLGEARLAACDVLIWWGHKAHAKVSDEVVERVQRRVLEGMGLIVLHSGHFSKIFRRLLGTNCSLKWREAAEKERLWVVEPSHPIAAGLGEYFELQHEEMYGERFDIPQPDSTVFISWFEGGEVFRSGCCWERGHGRIFYFRPGHEAYPTYHDRNVQRVIANAVQWAAPRVNIADRCPNSPPLEKLGDNSRQFAHVGIQQSAGDLA, encoded by the coding sequence ATGCTAAACAAGAAGCTGTCAGTGATCGTATGGAACGAGTTCGAGCACGAACGCGAAAACGCGGGCGTGCGTGCGGTCTATCCCGACGGCCTGCACCAGGTGATCGCCAGCGCGCTCGCCGAGACGCCGGCGCTCGGCCACGGTGCGTTGCCGCTCGAGATCGGCACCGCGACGCTCGACGAGCCCGAGCATGGCCTCGGCGAAGCGCGGCTTGCCGCGTGCGACGTATTGATCTGGTGGGGGCACAAGGCTCACGCGAAGGTCTCCGACGAGGTCGTCGAGCGCGTGCAGCGCCGCGTGCTCGAAGGCATGGGCCTGATCGTGCTGCATTCCGGGCACTTCTCGAAGATCTTCCGCCGCCTGCTCGGCACGAACTGTTCGCTGAAATGGCGCGAGGCCGCGGAGAAGGAGCGACTGTGGGTCGTCGAACCGTCGCATCCGATCGCGGCGGGTCTTGGCGAGTACTTCGAACTGCAGCACGAGGAAATGTACGGCGAGCGTTTCGACATTCCGCAGCCGGACAGCACCGTGTTCATCTCGTGGTTCGAGGGCGGCGAGGTATTCCGCTCGGGCTGCTGCTGGGAGCGCGGCCACGGCCGGATCTTCTATTTCCGCCCCGGGCACGAGGCCTACCCGACCTATCACGATCGCAACGTACAGCGCGTGATCGCGAATGCGGTGCAGTGGGCCGCGCCGCGCGTGAACATCGCCGACCGCTGCCCGAACTCGCCGCCGCTCGAAAAGCTCGGCGACAACAGCCGGCAGTTCGCGCACGTCGGCATCCAGCAAAGCGCAGGAGACCTCGCATGA
- a CDS encoding Gfo/Idh/MocA family protein encodes MNDDYKVELPEVAAIARGRRLRVGVIGLGIGRKHVEGWREHPDVDVVAIADPDTKRLAKVGDAFGIDARYASADAMFAAEKLDVVSVCTPNKFHRELTLAAFDAGCHVLCEKPMAMNADEGREMLIAAHRAGKRLMINFSYRFSAQSRALKAQVESGLFGDFYFGRTVWHRRRGMPGFGGWFGTKALAGGGPLIDLGVHRLDLALWLMGYPKPVWVMGSTYDPIARELAARAGKTFDVEDLAAALIRFDNGATLALEASWATHIQEAELMETRLLGTRAGLLQKNLNEGYTFDAHVFVEQNGAQFDMRLNPPAEGAHSAMYDYAEAILCDVPHPASGEEGLIVMEILDAIYASAAAGEPIRIHAPGAAAVDAPPVVDLDVAG; translated from the coding sequence ATGAACGACGACTACAAGGTAGAGCTGCCGGAAGTGGCGGCGATTGCGCGCGGCCGTCGCCTGCGCGTGGGCGTGATCGGACTCGGGATCGGCCGCAAGCATGTCGAAGGCTGGCGCGAACATCCGGATGTCGACGTGGTCGCGATTGCCGATCCCGATACGAAGCGGCTCGCGAAGGTCGGTGACGCGTTCGGCATCGACGCGCGCTATGCGTCGGCCGACGCGATGTTCGCAGCGGAGAAGCTGGACGTCGTCAGCGTATGTACGCCGAATAAGTTTCATCGCGAGTTGACGCTCGCCGCGTTCGACGCGGGCTGCCACGTGCTGTGCGAGAAGCCGATGGCGATGAACGCGGACGAGGGCCGTGAAATGCTGATCGCCGCGCATCGCGCCGGCAAGCGGTTGATGATCAATTTCTCGTACCGCTTCAGCGCGCAGTCGCGCGCGCTGAAGGCGCAGGTCGAGAGCGGCCTGTTCGGCGATTTCTATTTCGGGCGCACGGTCTGGCATCGCCGGCGAGGGATGCCCGGATTCGGCGGCTGGTTCGGCACGAAGGCGCTGGCGGGCGGCGGCCCGCTGATCGATCTCGGCGTGCATCGTCTCGATCTCGCGCTGTGGCTGATGGGCTATCCGAAACCGGTATGGGTGATGGGCAGCACCTACGATCCGATCGCGCGCGAGCTGGCCGCGCGTGCGGGCAAGACGTTCGACGTCGAGGATCTGGCGGCCGCCCTGATCCGTTTCGACAACGGCGCGACGCTCGCGCTCGAGGCGTCGTGGGCGACCCATATCCAGGAAGCGGAGCTGATGGAAACGCGCCTCCTCGGCACGCGCGCCGGGCTGCTGCAGAAGAACCTGAACGAGGGCTACACGTTCGACGCGCACGTGTTCGTCGAGCAGAACGGCGCGCAGTTCGACATGCGCTTGAACCCGCCCGCGGAAGGCGCGCACTCCGCGATGTACGACTACGCGGAGGCGATTCTGTGCGACGTCCCGCATCCCGCGTCCGGCGAGGAAGGTCTGATCGTGATGGAGATTCTCGACGCGATCTATGCGAGCGCGGCCGCCGGCGAGCCGATCCGCATTCACGCACCGGGAGCGGCGGCCGTCGATGCGCCGCCGGTGGTGGACCTCGACGTCGCGGGCTGA